Part of the Nostoc sp. ATCC 53789 genome, GCCAACCCGAAAGTTGAATCAGAGCAGCAGCCAGAGATTCCTTGAGAGGCGCTGATCCAACCGCAGGGCGATAGCCTCGGCGGTGTAGACTATTTCCAGAACTATCGAGTTTAACGGTACAAAAGTCGCGCTCAATGTGAACATTAACCCGCACATCTGGTTCATGAAGTTCTACATTTGAACGCTCACCCAGCTTTTCCTGCTGCTGATCGACGATCGCATTTTTGATTTGGAGAGATGTGAAGTGGCTGTGGTTGAGGTGAGCGTTTTTGCCTGTGACATTCACCGCCAGCGTCATGTCTGGCGTAAGATAGTTTTGCCAATCGATAGTCTGAATGCCGCGATAAAGATCCTTAGCATCAAGGCATGGAAACTCATGGATATCCACCAAGATTCGGAACGGTAGCCTAGCCCAGAGGTTGACGCGATAAAGCAGAGTGCGATCGCCCTCAAAAGCGACACCACAAAATCCTGGCTCCACAGAATGGGCACCCAGTTGCTCTAACTCCTGAGCCGCCAGGGTTTCTAATCCGCGAGCAACTGTTGCAAAATAATTCATAATTCGTAATTCGTAATTAAAGGCTACTGAGACGCTCAGATCCCCGACTTCTTGAAGAAGTCGGGGATCTTTTTGTTTTGAAACTCAGATTAATCTAGAAATTTCTAAAATCAATCATTGTCTGACGATAAGCATCTGGTAAACCTGTATCAAAACAGTTACCTTTAACAATATATCCTGTCATTCCCTCTTCCTTACGCAATCTTTCCAGACAGGATGTTAACTGAAATTCACCTCGTTCTTGAAAATTTTGCTTGATGTGTTCTGCTAGAAAGTCAAAAATTTTCGGCGTAAGTAAATATAAGCCAAATATACCTAAAAAATCATTTTCTGACATTCCCTCTACACGCAAATGTTGTTGTGCATACTCAATAGTAGGTTTTTCATAGAGTTGTGTGACTGATAAAATCGAGTTTAACTCTTGCCAAACTCCTGTAACACAACCAGCTTTATGAATAATTTCTGCTGGCATTGTAGTTAAACCAACAACGCTTTGATTAACTTGTTCGTAAGTACCTAAAACTTGACTAGCACAAGATTTTTCAATATCAGATGTATAAATGTGGTCGCCCAACATTAACAGAAATGGCTCATCTTTTATCCAATCTTTAGCACAAAATACCGCATGACCATAACCTAATTGTTCCTCTTGCAATAGGATGGTGACTTTGCTACCTAAATCTTCGAGATATCGGCTATATTCTTTATTTTGCGGTGAAAGTTTATCTAAAAGTTCTTTTTTGGGTGGATTCTTCAATAAATCTGCAAATATTTTTTTGTCATCGGGCTGCACCACGATCCCGACTTCTGTAATTCCAGCACTAATTGCTTCTTCAATAATTGCGAGAATGACAGGTTTTGCCCTCCCATCTCGATCAATAATCGGGAAAAGTTCTTTTTTCACAACCTTAGTCGCTGGAAACAACCGAGTCCCAAAACCAGCTACCGGAATTACAGCTTTTCTAACTTGATTTTTCTGCATAAGCTTCCCCTCTCCTCCTCTCTCTGCGGACTCTGCGCGGCAGTCGCTCATGGGGGAAACCCCCAAGACCGCGCTGCCTTGCCTCTGCGGTTCGTCACCCCAACTTCTCAAACAACTCCGCCAACACCACATTAGAAAACAAAAACCCTTGGGGATCAATCAAACGCAACCTTCCCTCTGTAACTTCTACCCAACCTTTATCAAAATACCCTTGCAAACACCTGCAAACTTCCTCCACCTTCTCTTCGCCAAACGCCTCCGCCAACGCCGCCAAACTTAAACCCTCCGCCAAACGCAACCCCAACATTAACGTTTCTAACAATACTTCCTTTGGGGGGGTAACATCACAATCAATTACACCGCCAGCTTGTACCCACTGGTAATACTCCCTAGTCTTACGCGGACGAGTGAAGCGTTTCCCGTCAACATAACTCGCCGCACCCATACCAAAGCCGTAGTAAGGGCGGTTTTCCCAATAAACTCGATTATGCTGACATTGATGCTTAGGTTGAGCATAATTAGAAATTTCATAATGCTCATAACCAGCACCAGTCAAAGCCTGCTGCGCCATCTGGTACATTTTGACTGTGGCTTCATCCGTAGGCAAAGGAGTATCACCTGGTTTGTAGTAACGACCAAAGGCTGTACCTGGTTCGATGGTAAGATCGTATATGGAAATGTGAGTGGGTATAAGTTCTACCGCTTTAGTTAGAGAATCCTGCCATTGATCCAAAGACTGATGCGGCAACCCAGAAATTAAGTCTAAGCTAAATTCGGGAATCTCGACTTGGTGGATTAACTCCACAGCTGCGAAAATATCTTCAACTGAGTGCGATCGCCCCGCCCTTTGCAATAATTCTTTTTGAAAGGCTTGTACACCCAAACTTACCCGGTTCACACCTGCACTGCGATAGCCTACTATATGTGCTAAATCAAAGGTACCTGGGTCAATTTCCATAGAAATCTCTGCCCCAGATGCAATACCAAAATGCTTCTCCAATTCTCCCACTATCCGTTGTAGCTGTTCTGTTGATAGCAGCGAAGGAGTACCACCACCGAAGAAAATTGTCTTTAGGGGTTGGTCAAAGGCTGGTGTAATGGCAATTTCTTGACATAGCACCTCAACATATTGGGAGATAGTACCAGATGTTTCGCCCCGCAAGCGATCGCCCACAACAGACACCGGGAAATCACAATAAAAGCATCGCCGTCTGCAAAAGGGAATATGAACATAAGCAGAACTCGCAATTCCAGAAACACTAAATTTTTGACTCATTTTGAGAAAATTTTTAAGTTAAGCCAACTGCGAATTAGAGACAATGAAAATGAAGAAACAATTCAGGAGTCAGGAGTCAGGAGTCAGAATAATCGTAAAAGCAAGCGTGCAATAACTTCTTGATTTTATTAAAATTATTAAGTTTGGGTATCAAAGTCTTCTTAATTCTGACTTCTGGATTCTGGATTCTGAATTCTTGCAAAATGAGCAGTTTATTTACAAATTTTTGTCGTTTTACAAAGAAACAATGAAAAATATTAAGATAAAAGCCTTTAGTTATAATAATTGCAGATATTGTCAGCCTAAACCCTTAGTGTAAGTCAATATTGATCAGTTTATCTTACCGATGAAATAAAAAATACTTAAGTTTCTCGGTGAACACAGTTGCAGGAAAACAACATAACCATGCTTGACGCAATTATCATTTTCTCATTTATCCTGGCAGCTTCGGGAATAGGGTTCTACAGCACTGAACTACTACCCAATGGCACTCTCGATCAGGTAACGAATCTAGAAGCTTTACGCTTAGTTGTTGCCGTCTTTGCCGCTATTATTGGTGGTGCGATCGGACTGAGTTTCCAGACGACATATCGCCGTCTAGAATCACAAGTCAAAGAAATGCCTCTGGAAGTGATCTTAACTCGTGCCATTGGGTTAGTAATTGGCTTATTGCTAGCTAACCTCATGTTAGCCCCATTATTCTTACTACCCATCCCCGCGGATTTTGGATTTATTAAGCCACTTGTGGCAGTTGTCGGTAGTATTATCCTCTCCGTCACTGGCATGAATTTGGCAGACACCCACGGGCGAGGTTTATTGCGGTTCATTAATCCCAACACCGTCGAATCAATGGTTGTGGAAGGAACGCTAAAACCAGCTAATACCAAAGTTTTAGACACCAGTTGCATTATCGATGGTCGCATTGAAGCGCTATTAGAAACAGGGTTTCTGGAAGGACAAATTCTCGTACCGCAATTTGTCTTGCAAGAACTCCAACAAGTAGCGGATGCTAGCAAAGATCAAAAGCGCGTGCGGGGAAGGAGAGGACTAGAAATTCTCAACCGTATTAAGGAAGAATATCCCGATCGCATTTTGATTAATGCAGTTGACTACGAAGATATCCCCACAGTGGATGCCAAGTTGGTACGCTTTGCCCAAGAAATTAGCGGTACATTGCTAACCAACGACTACAACTTGTCTAAAGTAGCCAGCGTTCAGAAAGTCCCTGTTTTGAATGTGAATGATTTAGTGAATGCCGTCCGTCCCAGTTATTTACCTGGCGACAACCTGGATTTAAAAATTCTCAAGGAAGGCAAAGAACCCAGTCAAGGTATTGGCTACCTAGATGATGGCACGATGGTAGTAGTTGAAGAAGGCAGCAATTATGTGGGTGGTGAACTGCGAGTAGTAGTCACCAGTGCTTTGCAAACCACCGCAGGAAGAATGATTTTTGCCAAACCCCAAGCATCAGCATTGGCGTGAGGGAAATGTCTGGTGCAATTAAATATAAATTGTGCAATCGGTGCAGTCAACCTGCACCGATTATTTATTTTGAATCACCAGATTTGCTTACCTGCAAATACTGTAACTGCTCAATTGATAACCCTGTCAATCTTGCTATCTGTTCTAATGGCATACCAGTATTAAAAAGGTTACTTGCCACTTCAAGTAAAGCTTCAGCTTTCCCTTCAGCCTTCCCTTCAGCTTTTCCTTCTTGTAAAATATCTTGATAAATCACTGACTCGCGCATAATGTCTGACCTCAAAACTCGTCTAATAACCTCTTTATCTAATACTAAACCAGCTAAAATAGCCGTGGAAGCGGCAATATTACTTTGAGTTCTTGATTCTGTAATACCGTTAATTTCACGCGCCACTTCATTTAGTATAACTTCTGGCTCAATTGTACTACTCAACACTGCCAAAGGTAAAAGTCCAGGTGTTATCAAAAATACTTCGGTTGGTTGTTCCCAAAGTCTGATAACTGCAAATTCATGGCGTGTTCCAGCAATTGTAAATGTATTTTGTTGCACCAAATCCGAATTTGTCTGCTTGAGGTAAATTACAACTTGATGCATTGATTTGTGGGGAAAACGGCGATACACTCGCAATCGATAGTCAATCATCCGAAAAGGAATTTCCGCATCCACTTGGGTTTGAAATTCCAAATGCAAGATATTTTGCTCCGACTGTAGCAGAATTAAGGCATCAGCACGAATGGGTTCTAGAGATAATTCTTTTGGACTTAGTTCGGTTAAAGTAATGGGTTCGCCTAATAACCAAGTGGCGAAGTCGCTGGAGAAATTTTCAGCTAAAAATTTACAGATATTGTCAAACATTTGAGAATGTTACCAAATAGCTTGTTCATTTGCTATTTATCTGCAATTATTTAATCAAAAAATTTATATTTTCTAATTTTCATAAATTTCTAACGGCAAATTATCTGGATCTTTAAAAAAAGTGAATTTCTTACCTGTGATTTCGTCAATTCTGATATTCTCTGTTTCTACACCTTGGGAGTTTAAGTAAAAAACAGTTTCCTCAATATTATCAACTTTAAAAGCAAGATGTCTTAATCCACAAGCCTCTGGACTACTAAATCGTTGCGGAGTATTGGGAAAAGAGAATAACTCTATCTGACCATTTTCCCCAACCTTTAAATCTAATTTATAAGAATTCCTTTCGGCACGAAAAGTCTCTTCAATAATCGAAAAGCCTAAAGTTTCGACATAAAAACTTTTGGAGCGATTGTAGTCAGAGCAAATAATAGCTATATGATGAATGTCAGTAATTTTCATGGTAATTTTGTTTTTATACAATTATTAAGATGGTGTTTTCAGTCGTGCTACAGGCATATTACATTTTCTGAATTTGAGGTTAGACTTTGATCTTTTTGATTGATTTTACCTTTCTTTTCAAGAATAAGCTAGCCCTAACTTACTTGATAAAAATCATTTTTTTGACATACATCTTAAGCAATCTTAATTCTCCACACTCTTGTGATGTCTACAACCAAGTTGTATGAATTTCTAGAATCACAGGGATAACTATCTGTTTTATTCTCCCAGTTACTAGTACAGGGACGATGTTTTGGTAGTAGCAAGTCGTATTTAGTTAAGTTTTTAAACCCTTTGTTTCCTATTCAGTTACCGTTAAATTTTGTGGTTTTTCTCTCTCGTTAGCAGATAGAGAATACTACTAATAAAGGTGTTTATCTGGGCTTTAATAATCTTTACTTAATCTAAGCTTAATTTTTGCTTAACTATTAAAAATAGATACTGGTAAAAGTAAAAAAACTGGCAATATTCCTCAATAAATACTGTCTTTTAAAATATAGAACTGATATGCTCAACAAAAGTCTAATTTTGTCCTTGTTGGCGTTGTTTGCTGTGGCTCCTGCCGCCAATGCAGAGGTTAAATTAATTGCAATTGGGAGTCTAGATGGTAATATTAGCGATCGCTCCAACAAAACATCTGCTCCCCTGGAAAATGGCGTTCCGGGAAACCTTTTGGGTGGTTTAGGGTCGGGACTAGCCTACGCTGGCTGTAACACCTTTATCGCTATCCCAGACCGAGGCCCAAATGCCGTGTCATACAACAGCGCTGTCAGTGACACAGCATCTTATATCAACCGCTTCCAAACTATCAAAGTGAAACTTGAACCAAGCAAACTTGGTTCAGCGTTACCCTTTACCCTTACCCCTTACTTAATTGACACGACCCTGCTATTCAGCAATGAGCCTCTTTACTACGGGAATGGTGCGGGATTGGGGTTATGTAGTGGTGTCCCAGCTTTGAATACCAAGAATAAAAACTATTTCACTGGACGTTCAGACAACTTCAACCCCACCCAAATCTCGACATATCCCAACAATGCCCGTTTCGACCCTGAAGGGGTGCGTGTATCCAATAATGGCAAGGAGGTATTTATCTCTGATGAATATGGCCCCTATGTATATCAATTTAACCGCAATACAGGTAAGCGGATTAGAGTCTTTAACCTACCTAGCAAGTTTGCAGTTAGCAACTTAAGTCCCGTTAGTGATACAGAAATCACTGGTAACACGTCTGGTAGGGTTGCTAACAAAGGTATGGAAGGACTTGCGATTACTCCCAACGGTAAGACTCTGATTGGTATTTTGCAAAGTCCACTGCTCCAAGACGGTGGTACTAATGGGGCTTATACCAGAATCGTCAAAATTGACATAGAAACAGGTGCCACCCAGGAATACGCTTATCAGCTAGATAATATTGGCACCTTAGCTAAACCCAAATATCCCACCGTCAGCGAGATTTTGGCAATCAGCGATCGCGAATTCTTAGTAGATGAACGCGATGGCAAGGGGTTTGGCGACGGCTCCAAGGCTGCCTTCAAGAAAATCTATCGGATCGATCTGACGAATGCTCAAGAAGTAAGCAATATCACTGGGGAAATCAACCTTGTTGGCAAGGCGGTTAGCAAAACCCTGTTCCTTGATGTGGTAACTGCGCTAACTCAAAACGGCATCAAAGAAGAGGACATTCCCGCCAAGCTTGAAGGTTTAGCCTTCGGAGAAGATGTGGTTATCAACCGCGTCAAAAAGCATACGTTATTTATCGCCAATGACAACGACTTCGTTGGTACTATAGCGCCGGGTATTGACAACCCAAACAAATTTTTTGTCTTTGCGGTTGACAGTAACGATCTGCCGGGTTTTGTCCCGCAGAAGATCAAAGGGGAAGATTGATATTCAGTTCGGTTGATATTTAATTATTAGAAACTGTTAGAGTAGGCAAAGTGCCCGCTCTAATAGCTACCGAAAAAGTCAGAAAGTATGAGGCAGAAGGCAGGAAATTCATAATCAAAAGCGATTAATATAGTTTATTTAAGTAAGTCACGCATTCATTTCGGTGTATCGTTGAGTCGAAAATTATATGCGGCGGTTCATCTCAATCGGAAATGTTGGGTTTCGTTCCTCAACCTAACCTACGCAGTTTAAGGTTTTGGCGCTACTGGATTTATACTATTCCTGTAAAACGGTTTTTGACACAATCCTAGTTTTCTTCAAGTCTGCTTCCGAAAGTTCTTCTCCAGCTTGTAGGCGAGTGGCGGAACTTTGCAACACTGTCGCCGCCCCTTTATCTCCGATTTGCAAAGCGGTTTTAGCAGCCGTTTGTAGCATTGTAGCTGCACCAGTGCGATCGCCTTGTAGCAATTTCGCCTCGGCTAACTGGGTTTGGCGATACTTCGCTAATGCCAAAATAGACTGCTGCACCTGGGGATTAGAATCTGGTTGATATGTCCGCACCACATCTGCATACACCGGCACCAGGGAGGAAAGTAAGCCTTCTTGATTAACTAACGGGTCATCATAGCGAATTTGCAGATGCCCGATCGTTTGTTTCCCCTCTGGCAATTGTCCCAGATAAATGTTTGCCAAAACTACCCTTTCTACATCCTGCATCAAATCTCCCAAACGTACAGCAAAGCTACCATCAGCTTCTCGTTCCACTGGTAACTCGATTGTGTCTGGGGCAACTTGGGCAATGGGTTTCAATTCTGCTAATCGGACATTTGGCACTAGAGATAACAGCAAGTAGGCATTAGTTAGCCCAATTGACTGAATCCTTCCAAAGAGTCGGCTAAATTGCTCCACAGCTTGTTCAGGATGTTCAATATGAGCTAGAGTACCACCACCGACATCGGCTATTTTTTCTAGCAAATCTTGATTCCAGCTATTGCCAAATCCGAAAGTGTTGATAGTTAGGTTCAGTTTGGCAGCTTTTTGCGCCAGTTTGAGACAGCGCTTATTGTCATCTCGCCCAATATCCCACTTCCAAATCCGCAAACTGCTTTCACCATGCCCATCCGTCAGCAGAAACGCCTGGGAAACTGCTCCTCTTGTGCCCTTCATCAGTTCTGTAATTCCCAATTCCAAACCCTCGGCGATCGCAGTGCCGCCACTAGCGCTGAGTTTGCTTTTGATTTGAGATTTAATGCTTTCGGGGTCTTCGATCGCTTGGTTGGGGATAATGACTTCCGCAGAACCGGAAAAAGCCACAACTGAAATGCGATCGCCAACTTTCAACCGATCTATTAATCCTTCCACTGCCTGAATCACCGTTTTAATCGGTTGTCCGTGCATAGAACCACTTCTATCCAGAATCAGGCAGAGGTTAAGGGGAAGATTTTGGTCAAACTCGCCAGCGATCGCAAAAATCGTCATTGCTAGTTGACGTTGGCTACTTGTTTGAGCCAGATCAACATTATTGTCATTTAACGCCGAGAGCAATTTAACTTTCATTGAGGAGGGGTATCTTGCAAAACTGTTTTGGAGACAATTCTGGTTTTCTTGCGATCGCTTTCAGATAAATCTCCACCAGATTGTAGCTGAGTGGCAGAAGTTTGCAACACCGTCGCTGCCCCAGTATCTCCCATTTGCAGAGCAGTTTTAGCAGCCGTTTGTAACATTGTCGCTGCACCACTGCGATCGCCCTGTTGCAATTTCGTTTCGGCTAGCTGGGTTTGGCGATATTTAGCTAATGCCAAAATAGACTGCTGTACTTGGGGATTCGGATCTGCTTGGTAGTTTTTGACTACATGGGCATAAACTGGGATATTTGGTGTAACTAAACCTACCTTGTTGGCGGCTGGATCGTCGTAGCGGACTTGTACATTAGCGATCGCTTGTTCACCTGCTGGCAATTGTCCCAAATAAATATTAGCTAAGATTATCCGTTCTGCATCTTTCATTAAATCTCCCAACCGCACAGCGAAACGTCCATCAGCTTCTTGTTGCAGTGGTAACTCAATTGTGTCTGGGGAAACTTGAGCAATGGGTTTAAGTTCCGCTAGCCGGACATGGGGCATCAGAGACAATAACAGATAAGCGTTAGTCAATCCCACTGTTTGAATGCGGCTAAACAGGCGATTAAACTCATCCACTGCCTCTTCCGGCTTTTGAATATAAGATAAAGTACCTAAACCAGCATCAGCAATTTTTTCTAAAACATCTTGGTTCCAATTGTCACCAAAGCCCAGAGTGTTCAAAGTCAAATTATAGCTAGCAGCTAATTGGGCAAATTTCAAACAACGATTATTATCACCATGTTCATTTTCACCATCTGTTAATAAGAAGGCTTGGGAAACAGTATCTTTCTTTCCCTTCGCCAACTCCTCAATCCCCAAACGCAATCCTTCATCAATCGCAGTCCCACCATCGGCTGCTAGGCGGTTGATTTGCTGTTTGATTTTTTCTGGATCTTCGACACTTTGACTAGGTACTAAGACTTTGGCACGGTGATCGAAAACTACAACACTGAGGCGATCGCCAGGATTAAGTCTATCTACCAGACGATTCGCTGCTTTTTTAACCGTTTCTAGCGATCGCCCATTCATAGAACCACTGTGATCCAGAATTAAACATAAATTTAAGGGCACATGGCGGTCTTGAGTCTCTGCGATCGCTGAAATCGAAATTCCCAACTGACGTTGACTATTCAGTTGATTCGCGTCCAAATTACCATCATTCAAGGCAGGCTGCAAGCTAACCTTCATAACTTAAAGTCCTTATTCAGGATATACATATTAATAAATAACTTCAAAGCACCACTTTAGCTCTACGGAAAACCTATCCAACACAAATACATGAATATAATCAGAATATCTTAGAAGCCAAACATTGGCAGATGCAAAGCCACCTGAAGCATTAGGGAGAAATCCGCACCTTGAGGGAAGCGTGCATCGCGCTAGGATGTATTACAGTTAACGGCATAGTTTCAGGCGATCAGTTGCTATGGACATTTCCCCAATCAAAGCTGTTCAAGCCCCATATTACGGCGATAGCTCTTACCGGACACCACCGCCAGATTTACCTTCCCTCTTATTGAAGGAGCGAATTGTCTATATTGGGATGCCACTGGTGCCTGCTGTCACGGAATTAATCGTGGCTGAGTTGCTGTTTTTGCAATCCGATGACCCAGAAAAGCCCATTAAAATCTATATCAACTCCACCGGTACATCTGGTTACAGTGGCGAACCCATTGGCTTTGAAACCGAAGCCTTTGCCATCTACGACACCATGAAATATATCAAGCCTCCTATCCACACCATCTGCGTCGGTTCTGCGATGGGTATGGCAGCCATGCTTCTCAGTGCTGGTACAAAAGGTTGCCGCGCTAGTTTGCCTCACTCTTCGATTATCCTGCATCAGCCCAAGAGCTACGCCCAAGGTCAAGCAACGGATATTCAAATTCGGGCAAGGGAAGTTTTGGTAAATAAAGGGGCGTTGGTTGATATTTTAAATCGCACCACCGGACAGCCTCCAGAAAAAATTGCTAAAGATATGGATAGGTTGTTATATCTAACACCTTACGAAGCAAAGGAATACGGTCTAATTGACCGAGTTTTTGAGAAAGAAGAACTCGCAAATCCCCCCCTTCCAGCCAGTGTCCTTTAATTTTTTCTTTGTCATTTGTCCTTTGTCCTTCGTCCTTTGTTAATAACCAATGACTAATGACCAATGACTAATGACTAATGACCAATGACTAATGACTAATAGACTAATTAAAAACGGAGTAAGTCATGCCTATAGGCGTTCCTAAAGTTCCTTACCGGATGCCCGGAGGACAATATACAGATTGGATTAGCATCTACGATCGCCTTTACCGGGAACGGATTATATTCTTGGGACGAGATATTGATGATGAAATTGCCAATCAAATAATTGCTGTAATGCTGTATCTGGACTCAGACGATCCAGGTAAAGATATTTATTTATACATCAATTCCCCAGGTGGAATGGTTACATCTGGCATGGCTATTTTTGACACCATGCAACATATAAAATCAGATGTAGTGACTATTTGCGTTGGTTTAGCTGCTTCAATGGGGTCTTTCCTGTTGGCTGCTGGCACCAAAGGTAAACGCCTAGCATTGCCTCATTCACGGATTATGATTCACCAGCCTTCAGGTGGAACCCGTGGACAAGCAACCGACATCGAAATTGAAGCTAGAGAGATTCTGCGGATTCGTCACCAGCTTAATGGCATTTATGCCGATAAAACCGGTCAGACCATAGCAAAAATTGAAAAAGATATGGATCGTGACTTTTTCATGTCTGCTGAAGAGGCTAAAGAATACGGTTTAATTGACCGTGTAATTGAAGAACGAACCTCTATAGTAGCAGGGGAGTAGGGAAGCAGGGGGAGCAGAGGGACAAGGGGACAAGGTGACAAGGTGACAAGGTGACAAAAGTTTAGAACTTACAATAAGTCTTTCCCCTTGTCCCCAATTCTCCTTGTCCCCAAGTCCTCTTCCCAATTCCCAAAACAAACTGTCAAC contains:
- a CDS encoding UTP--glucose-1-phosphate uridylyltransferase; translation: MQKNQVRKAVIPVAGFGTRLFPATKVVKKELFPIIDRDGRAKPVILAIIEEAISAGITEVGIVVQPDDKKIFADLLKNPPKKELLDKLSPQNKEYSRYLEDLGSKVTILLQEEQLGYGHAVFCAKDWIKDEPFLLMLGDHIYTSDIEKSCASQVLGTYEQVNQSVVGLTTMPAEIIHKAGCVTGVWQELNSILSVTQLYEKPTIEYAQQHLRVEGMSENDFLGIFGLYLLTPKIFDFLAEHIKQNFQERGEFQLTSCLERLRKEEGMTGYIVKGNCFDTGLPDAYRQTMIDFRNF
- the hemW gene encoding radical SAM family heme chaperone HemW; its protein translation is MSQKFSVSGIASSAYVHIPFCRRRCFYCDFPVSVVGDRLRGETSGTISQYVEVLCQEIAITPAFDQPLKTIFFGGGTPSLLSTEQLQRIVGELEKHFGIASGAEISMEIDPGTFDLAHIVGYRSAGVNRVSLGVQAFQKELLQRAGRSHSVEDIFAAVELIHQVEIPEFSLDLISGLPHQSLDQWQDSLTKAVELIPTHISIYDLTIEPGTAFGRYYKPGDTPLPTDEATVKMYQMAQQALTGAGYEHYEISNYAQPKHQCQHNRVYWENRPYYGFGMGAASYVDGKRFTRPRKTREYYQWVQAGGVIDCDVTPPKEVLLETLMLGLRLAEGLSLAALAEAFGEEKVEEVCRCLQGYFDKGWVEVTEGRLRLIDPQGFLFSNVVLAELFEKLG
- a CDS encoding PIN/TRAM domain-containing protein, producing MLDAIIIFSFILAASGIGFYSTELLPNGTLDQVTNLEALRLVVAVFAAIIGGAIGLSFQTTYRRLESQVKEMPLEVILTRAIGLVIGLLLANLMLAPLFLLPIPADFGFIKPLVAVVGSIILSVTGMNLADTHGRGLLRFINPNTVESMVVEGTLKPANTKVLDTSCIIDGRIEALLETGFLEGQILVPQFVLQELQQVADASKDQKRVRGRRGLEILNRIKEEYPDRILINAVDYEDIPTVDAKLVRFAQEISGTLLTNDYNLSKVASVQKVPVLNVNDLVNAVRPSYLPGDNLDLKILKEGKEPSQGIGYLDDGTMVVVEEGSNYVGGELRVVVTSALQTTAGRMIFAKPQASALA
- a CDS encoding Rpn family recombination-promoting nuclease/putative transposase, producing the protein MFDNICKFLAENFSSDFATWLLGEPITLTELSPKELSLEPIRADALILLQSEQNILHLEFQTQVDAEIPFRMIDYRLRVYRRFPHKSMHQVVIYLKQTNSDLVQQNTFTIAGTRHEFAVIRLWEQPTEVFLITPGLLPLAVLSSTIEPEVILNEVAREINGITESRTQSNIAASTAILAGLVLDKEVIRRVLRSDIMRESVIYQDILQEGKAEGKAEGKAEALLEVASNLFNTGMPLEQIARLTGLSIEQLQYLQVSKSGDSK
- a CDS encoding VOC family protein codes for the protein MKITDIHHIAIICSDYNRSKSFYVETLGFSIIEETFRAERNSYKLDLKVGENGQIELFSFPNTPQRFSSPEACGLRHLAFKVDNIEETVFYLNSQGVETENIRIDEITGKKFTFFKDPDNLPLEIYEN
- a CDS encoding esterase-like activity of phytase family protein; this translates as MLNKSLILSLLALFAVAPAANAEVKLIAIGSLDGNISDRSNKTSAPLENGVPGNLLGGLGSGLAYAGCNTFIAIPDRGPNAVSYNSAVSDTASYINRFQTIKVKLEPSKLGSALPFTLTPYLIDTTLLFSNEPLYYGNGAGLGLCSGVPALNTKNKNYFTGRSDNFNPTQISTYPNNARFDPEGVRVSNNGKEVFISDEYGPYVYQFNRNTGKRIRVFNLPSKFAVSNLSPVSDTEITGNTSGRVANKGMEGLAITPNGKTLIGILQSPLLQDGGTNGAYTRIVKIDIETGATQEYAYQLDNIGTLAKPKYPTVSEILAISDREFLVDERDGKGFGDGSKAAFKKIYRIDLTNAQEVSNITGEINLVGKAVSKTLFLDVVTALTQNGIKEEDIPAKLEGLAFGEDVVINRVKKHTLFIANDNDFVGTIAPGIDNPNKFFVFAVDSNDLPGFVPQKIKGED
- a CDS encoding VWA domain-containing protein; its protein translation is MKVKLLSALNDNNVDLAQTSSQRQLAMTIFAIAGEFDQNLPLNLCLILDRSGSMHGQPIKTVIQAVEGLIDRLKVGDRISVVAFSGSAEVIIPNQAIEDPESIKSQIKSKLSASGGTAIAEGLELGITELMKGTRGAVSQAFLLTDGHGESSLRIWKWDIGRDDNKRCLKLAQKAAKLNLTINTFGFGNSWNQDLLEKIADVGGGTLAHIEHPEQAVEQFSRLFGRIQSIGLTNAYLLLSLVPNVRLAELKPIAQVAPDTIELPVEREADGSFAVRLGDLMQDVERVVLANIYLGQLPEGKQTIGHLQIRYDDPLVNQEGLLSSLVPVYADVVRTYQPDSNPQVQQSILALAKYRQTQLAEAKLLQGDRTGAATMLQTAAKTALQIGDKGAATVLQSSATRLQAGEELSEADLKKTRIVSKTVLQE
- a CDS encoding VWA domain-containing protein → MKVSLQPALNDGNLDANQLNSQRQLGISISAIAETQDRHVPLNLCLILDHSGSMNGRSLETVKKAANRLVDRLNPGDRLSVVVFDHRAKVLVPSQSVEDPEKIKQQINRLAADGGTAIDEGLRLGIEELAKGKKDTVSQAFLLTDGENEHGDNNRCLKFAQLAASYNLTLNTLGFGDNWNQDVLEKIADAGLGTLSYIQKPEEAVDEFNRLFSRIQTVGLTNAYLLLSLMPHVRLAELKPIAQVSPDTIELPLQQEADGRFAVRLGDLMKDAERIILANIYLGQLPAGEQAIANVQVRYDDPAANKVGLVTPNIPVYAHVVKNYQADPNPQVQQSILALAKYRQTQLAETKLQQGDRSGAATMLQTAAKTALQMGDTGAATVLQTSATQLQSGGDLSESDRKKTRIVSKTVLQDTPPQ
- a CDS encoding ATP-dependent Clp protease proteolytic subunit, which translates into the protein MDISPIKAVQAPYYGDSSYRTPPPDLPSLLLKERIVYIGMPLVPAVTELIVAELLFLQSDDPEKPIKIYINSTGTSGYSGEPIGFETEAFAIYDTMKYIKPPIHTICVGSAMGMAAMLLSAGTKGCRASLPHSSIILHQPKSYAQGQATDIQIRAREVLVNKGALVDILNRTTGQPPEKIAKDMDRLLYLTPYEAKEYGLIDRVFEKEELANPPLPASVL
- a CDS encoding ATP-dependent Clp protease proteolytic subunit, translated to MPIGVPKVPYRMPGGQYTDWISIYDRLYRERIIFLGRDIDDEIANQIIAVMLYLDSDDPGKDIYLYINSPGGMVTSGMAIFDTMQHIKSDVVTICVGLAASMGSFLLAAGTKGKRLALPHSRIMIHQPSGGTRGQATDIEIEAREILRIRHQLNGIYADKTGQTIAKIEKDMDRDFFMSAEEAKEYGLIDRVIEERTSIVAGE